The following coding sequences are from one Lolium rigidum isolate FL_2022 chromosome 6, APGP_CSIRO_Lrig_0.1, whole genome shotgun sequence window:
- the LOC124662806 gene encoding protein OCTOPUS-like has translation MSLQMDPPAPPARRSNVTSCDLHPDEAFTGFCAACLRERLAGLEPPDLRRCKSFSCGRGGDVLSAAAAAAAAAARGDEPQRHSCDVRGRATLWALFHQDDRDRVRDGTAFGSFPVSSSAAAAVALNTAVSLPIQHPPPPPPPPRVLEDFSEEDIPVVMEYSEDEITEVVEEPVLLPAADTSSGEIIETEPNVRAMKDHMDLESSDPAKPAPALKEIAGSFWVAASVFSKKWQKWRRKQKLKKDAAVSKAAAAAMPPPEKPSKPSFLRRRRLRGEAGSEHALGRRSCDTDPRFSLDAGRMSVDDAGFNWDEPRASWDGYLFGAGAGAGGGLGRAPPPLTRLPPILSAMEDAPGGPVVERSDGQIPVEDDADPEPPGGSFQTRDYYLDSSSRRRRSLERTSSVRRPSFEVPELQKPAANGNESPPPIGGGPEFYHFHHAEDLLDRGFSSNSLVEDISASLEAALSGGASCKKPPRWRKAWSLWGFIHRRAAGRRAGGGGPSDIADRSFSEPWPDLRVRGGAGGGSGMQRCGSNLSARSSFSSNSGGLGSSRRSYVDVHGNVRRRGEELHPPSHGLERNRSARHSPGRGSVDNGMLRFYLTPMRSGGGARRGGGGGGVPGKAAAGRNQLTSQSFARSVLRLSHNSHKRKHTVKGTQCVSDSSCIEQTSEELPWGIIWMLSGGQDAGYITQIAHAANQIDAPPVKFELIDQETKLPNGVRDAAATPASSYLSSKHSSSHGSYRNSKHSSYRSSYLISSYASSNRSYNHSSNPSSYLISNPTSYLSSNPTSYPC, from the exons ATGTCGCTGCAGATGGacccgccggcgccgcccgcgcGCCGCTCCAACGTCACCAGCTGCGACCTGCACCCGGACGAGGCCTTCaccggcttctgcgccgcctgccTGCGCGAGCGCCTCGCCGGCCTCgag ccgccggacctccgccgaTGCAAGTCATTCTCCTGCGGCCGCGGCGGGGACgtgctctccgccgccgccgctgctgcggcggcggccgccagGGGGGACGAGCCGCAGCGGCACTCGTGCGACGTGCGCGGGCGTGCCACGCTGTGGGCGCTGTTCCACCAGGACGACCGCGACCGTGTCCGCGACGGCACGGCCTTCGGTTCCTTCCCTGTCTcgtcttccgccgccgccgccgtggcgctCAACACCGCCGTCTCTCTTCCAATCCAGcacccgccaccgccaccgccgccgccgcgcgtgctgGAGGACTTCTCGGAGGAGGACATACCCGTGGTGATGGAGTACTCGGAGGACGAGAtaacggaggtggtggaggagcccGTTCTTCTTCCGGCAGCGGACACCTCCTCCGGGGAGATCATCGAAACCGAGCCCAACGTGAGGGCCATGAAGGACCACATGGACCTCGAGTCGTCGGACCCCGCgaagccggcgccggcgctgAAGGAGATCGCGGGGAGCTTCTGGGTGGCGGCGTCCGTGTTCAGCAAGAAGTGGCAGaagtggcggcgcaagcagaagcTCAAGAAGGACGCGGCCGTGAGcaaggccgcggccgcggcaaTGCCGCCGCCGGAGAAGCCGTCGAAGCCGTCGTTCCTCCGGCGCCGGCGCCTGCGCGGGGAGGCCGGGTCGGAGCACGCGCTGGGGCGGCGCTCGTGCGACACGGACCCGCGCTTCTCGCTCGACGCCGGCCGCATGTCCGTCGACGACGCGGGCTTCAACTGGGACGAGCCGCGCGCGTCCTGGGACGGGTACCTGTTCGGCGCGGGCGCCGGCGCAGGAGGTGGACtcggccgcgcgccgccgccgctcacgcGCCTCCCGCCCATCCTGTCGGCGATGGAGGACGCGCCGGGGGGGCCCGTGGTGGAGCGGTCGGACGGTCAAATCCCCGTGGAGGACGACGCTGACCCGGAGCCGCCAGGTGGGTCCTTCCAGACGAGGGACTACTACCTGGACTCGTCCagccgcaggcggcgcagcctggAGCGCACCAGCTCCGTCCGCCGGCCGTCGTTCGAGGTCCCCGAGCTGCAGAAGCCAGCGGCGAACGGCAACGAGTCTCCTCCTCCCATCGGCGGCGGCCCGGAGTTCTACCACTTCCACCACGCGGAGGACCTGCTGGACCGCGGGTTCAGCTCCAACTCGCTGGTGGAGGACATCTCCGCGAGCCTGGAGGCCGCGCTGTCCGGCGGGGCGTCGTGCAAGAAGCCGCCGCGGTGGCGCAAGGCGTGGAGCCTGTGGGGGTTCATCCACCGGCGCGCCGCGGGGcgcagggccggcggcggcgggccgtcCGACATCGCGGACCGCTCGTTCTCGGAGCCGTGGCCCGACCTGCGCGTCCGCGGCGGggctggcggcggcagcggcatgcAGCGGTGCGGCAGCAACCTGAGCGCGCGCAGCTCGTTCAGCAGCAACAGCGGCGGGCTGGGCAGCTCGCGGCGCAGCTACGTGGACGTGCACGGCAACgtgcggcggcggggcgaggagCTGCACCCGCCGTCGCATGGGTTGGAGCGGAACCGCAGCGCGCGGCACTCGCCGGGGCGCGGCAGCGTGGACAACGGCATGCTGCGGTTCTACCTGACGCCgatgcggagcggcggcggcgcgcggcgagggggagggggaggcggcgtgCCGGGCAAGGCTGCCGCCGGGCGGAACCAGCTGACGTCGCAGTCGTTCGCGCGGAGCGTGCTCCGTCT GTCTCATAATTCACACAAAAGAAAGCATACTGTGAAAGGCACGCAGTGTGTTTCTGATTCTTCATGTATCGAGCAGACGTCCGAGGAGCTTCCATGGGGCATAATCTGGATGCTGTCAGGC GGGCAGGATGCAGGATACATTACCCAGATCGCACATGCAGCAAACCAGATCGACGCGCCACCTGTAAAGTTCGAACTAATCGATCAGGAGACAAAACTTCCCAACGGTGTCAGGGACGCCGCTGCTACCCCTGCCTC ATCCTACCTCAGCTCCAAGCACAGCTCCAGCCACGGTTCCTACCGCAACTCCAAGCATAGTTCCTACCGTAGTTCATACCTCATCAGTTCCTACGCTAGCTCCAACCGTAGCTACAACCACAGCTCCAACCCGAGCTCCTACCTCATCTCCAACCCGACCTCCTACCTCAGCTCCAACCCGACCTCCTACCCCTGCTAA